The Montipora capricornis isolate CH-2021 chromosome 3, ASM3666992v2, whole genome shotgun sequence genome includes the window ATATAAAGAAGTGAGTTAACAACGCTACATCTTTCTGCGTATCAAACTAAATAGGTTACTACTAAAACAGAGTAGCGcctcagttaaaataaaattgattgcTCTTTATCCTGACTTCATTTAGACTGATTATTGATTGAGTAATGCCAAACTCGTTTAATTGTATGTAAAAAGTGCAAAAATACTATCTCTAGTTGCTCATATCATCTCTGTATTCCTTTTGATCCCGCCCACCACATGACTTCAATGGCCCATAATTTTATGAAATGGTCCATAAACGTTTTCAAAGCCAGGGGCCATAGGACCATTTGTCTGTTTTGCCTTCCCAATCCCTGATGAAAGACGTCATTATAATTTGCATAGAGATTTCAAATTTCACGTAAGATATTCAATAAAAACTAATGTTTAAGAAAATGGACtgattaaactgattttttagCGTGAAAAAGTCCCCACTTCTGGTCTCCTCGTCCACAGCGCTCAATCTTCGTCTCCCAGTCTTCCACAAGGTATTCAAAATCTTCTGCGCTAAAGTCCTGtatcaagaacaacaacaacaacaacaacagcagcaataAAATGACATCTTCATGTTTAAGGAACCGTGCAAGaggcttcaacatccgttcgattttgtccAATAGGGAGCTtcagcacgcgacgtttttgagccaagAGGGAAACCGGAAGTCAACATTTTGCATGCTAATACCAAATtgggggaactcccatataaaaagggtagggatgctcgtcgtctggCTTAGGAGTGtgaatttcggattttggtctcacttagggtgttctgggcgaAACGCCATCACATGTAGCCGTTTCAAATGTGGTCTCTTTTAGCAGTcgaaaaagcctgggccacacCCAGTTTGGTCTCCTTTGGGGGTTgaattcaaaatttctgacgagCATCACCACCCTTCCTATGTTAAGTCCCCCTCCTGGGAACGGGGGGGGAGGGGTTCAAAGGCTGTTGTAAAactctatccagtggatacgACACTATCCAGAATGTAAAATCTACTTCCCGTTAAATGTTGTCCATGGTCAATCATGGTTGAAACATGATTATTCTGAGCATGATTGTAACAAACTCGCGAGGTTGTTTCAATCATGATCAGACCGAAcacgttcaaaatggcggatggaTGCGGAGGGGAGGTGAGTGCCCAAAAGAACCAAAATTGGGGCTATTATGAGGTCAAATGTCTAATTGAAATATGGGCCGATGAAGAATACTACGGCGATTGCTGAGCTTGTGGAAAACGGAATATCTTGTACCGAAGAAGCGCAAATGCCGTCTCCTTGCACAGCCCTCCTCCTCCAAAGGGCTTGAAAATTTACACTCAACCAAAGAATGAATACAACTGTTACAGTAATTTCCAGCTCCATTCTACAGCTgaagtgtaaaaaaaattataagagTACCATAAAACAGCATAAATTATACAACCACGCATGAAAGGTGTTTGAAACCGACATCTGATGTGAATTAACAATGCAATAACAAACATCTTAAGGCGAAAAAGGTTTCCTTGAAACATGTGTACGCTAATCATGTTTCGGCTTTAATGTGAACACAAATTttgatagtgacttatccaccggatgtAGTTGTACGGCctttcaacaactggggccaggacaATGGTCTCTCCCTGATTTTTAAACGAATCGTCTCAAACAGTGCAACGATACtcagcaatataaatgtggtgtCACGccaagtgaaaaagaaaaacaactcacttccggttaccgtccgtgactaaaaaaggcttttacttcgtgtagaagacacacatgacgtaaaacaatagaacaaaaatcgtgaaacaatacctaatcagaactCTAAATCCCTAAAtacccctaaagcttttgttacgtcatgtgcgtcttctacacgaagtaaaagccctaAAAAGGGTCACacgcttaagctccctaacagACAGAAGTTTACGTCAACACCGTTTGCTTTCCACGTTCAGCCACTTAAAACAAGTTAAATGTAAGTTTAATCCATGCAAAAGGGAATTAAAAGTGTTTAAATGTTGCTTGATTGACGcaacaataacttttcttttgttatcgaGAATGTTGAATGCAGTTGAAGCCGTCCGCCGTTTTGTCAACACTGTTAGGTGAGCGCATGCGTACTAATCGGCCTTTTAATTGAAGACGCATCCAAAGAAACCAACAAGGCAGCAGTTCGTGTTCAATCCGTTTGACACTTCGGTGATATCATTCATCAACAACGTGAAACGGATGTTAAAGCAAATCCCGAGCCCTAACTCAAAGGCTATCTAAATTGTTTGCTTAGGTTAATTAGCAAATCATCCGCTTGAGCGCTTGAGCTACCTTCCCTTTCACATTGAGTAAATAAAAGCCAAATAAAGCTAAAAGCAGCCGTTTGGCAATCCTTGTTGATTTTTTTAGTTAGCCCAAAGTGGCGAACACTCGCCccatcaacgatgaaatgatatatgaaatggatcatatatgaactgcggatatgaaatcaagtgaagctatgatcctcgcagttataaacgcaatttttgcaattgcgtaaaaaagcctgaaatttcaggactttaacggggtttgaacccgtgacctcgcgataccggtgcgacactctgacgttgggagctggtcatttgtgggttccaatgttcccgtgaggaatgaatcaacgatgaaatgatatatgaaatggatcatatgtaTCACAAAGTCTATATGAAGCTTTGTGTAAGCCCAGGAGTTGTGGGGTGGGTTTTTCGGCTATCCGCAAATGAGCAACGCCTAATAAAGGGCTAATTTTTCAAGAGACTTTGCCATGATAAATGTATTGCTGTTTTCGCCGTCCTGCCCCTCTTTTGCGAAAAAACATTGACCACCACTGCAAAACTGAAACGAACTCCTAAACATACCGTCAAGAAAGTGGCCTTTTCCCTGTCAAACCTTTCTCTTTCCGACTTCAACACCTCTATAAATCTCACAGTATTATCCTTTGCGTTTACATCAATGAAACCAACTTCTTCTAAAAGCTGTGAAATACAAGAGATAGAGATCAAAGGTAACTGCAAACATCCCATTTAAAAGTTAACAAGTTATCGGGGAAAGAATTAAGTAATCGCTAAAAAGTGTGCACTGAAGCACTGCCTCAGGCAGAAACAAAGTTGTCCTGCACAGCACCTCTGACCGCTAGAAAACAAGGAGGATGTCTCTTCAAGACTACCTGCAGAAAAGCTGTAAAATTCTGCAGAAAACCCTACAGGTTTATGTAAATAAGAAACCAATTATTAAGACTATGTGTACCTTGCCATAATCTTCTGGTGAGAGAAGATGGTAGTGTCTTTTCGCTATATATTCCTTCATTGAATCAGACAGCTCTTGAGGGCCTCGGCAGTAATCTGATATAAGAAGCTCGCCACCAGGTTTCAACCATTTCTGTCAAAATGGACAATCCAAAATGACAgtattatacatgtaatatataTTATCTCAGAaggaaatgaacaaaaattcaCTGACATCAAAAATATAATGTACACGAAAGAAACAGCAAATTTCTGTCACTTCTGCAAACACTTGTCacatgacatgaaaaacagCCTGTCTTCCCTCTATGCCATGTGAGACAAATACTACTCAGATTGCTATACTAAATTTTCCCCAGTTGTTTATCtcctaaaaaaaaatacatacatacatacttaattgactgctccccacAGAGGCCtgtcagggccaatgaaacacaacgaaacgacgcaacagaacaacaactgttaagaatcccaactggccggaggcaaatcagttggctatttacaagtgcagctgggaagttgaaccaggaactaccaggatcaaattcagcgagtggtcagagcgggtcttgaacccgggatctccggatgtCAAGGTAAGCGCCCTAACggtaaccactgggccacactgcctcagtCCTAATGAGTATTATCCTGCCTCCTTATAAGTAATAAGCATTGTCTAAGACAGTGTTATACTTGAACTGCAGCAATTTTTCTTGACCTTACAGCACTTTCAATTCAAGCCTGGCAACTTTGCCAACTATAaggtacagtaccgctcaaaagtaagttgcACGCTAGGCGAGTCCCGTAGCGTAAAGGTAACTGAAGCGTAAACTTTTGGCATAAATTAAGAACGAATATTTCGCgtatacatgtaaattgcaACGTATTCCTTCGCAGTTCAGACGATTTcgatttattcatttatatgaAATTGTATGGGACTCTGTGAGGGCATTTACGATGAAATTGTTCCAAGGAGATGACGTTTCCTGTAGCGCGCGACGCGAATCGCGTCTGGCGCGAGGGCGGTGACTTACTTTTAAGCGGTACTGTATATTCAacttcaaataaattattttctcataTTTATTGACTCAAAactaaataacaatgactgaaTGACAAAACATGGGACACAGGGGTGTTACATAATTATATCCTTATACAATTACATGTACTACGTAACAAACAATTTCCAACTGACTTACAAGGAAGTTGGCAAAAAGAGTTTTCTTGTCCTCAATGTGAAGAATTGTATCTCTGCTATAAACGACATCAAACGACTCAGGCTCATAAGAAGCAGTTGTTACATCTTGAACGACAAACTCAACCTTAAGAAAAGAATTGAAAAACGGACTTAGCAAACCACTGCATGAGGACTTTGGTCCCAAGCTGTAGCCGACTTGAACAAACTGCTTACACAGTCCACAACTCCACGGGTAATGCAAATAGCAGTTAGTATGGACACTTCAGGTTTACACAAATTTGCACGCTTTTGGACAAGCATCTATTATAGTTAAGCATCCTTTTCATCTGGACGGTAATTTCATATATTCCTAAGCGGGGTCGTAGATCTCGCGTGACACAGACTTCAAGAAGCAGTTCATGTTTCAAAATTCCGTGCATCGTGCTAATAGGATGTTTGATCAAGTCCAATCGGAAGACCGATATTTTTTTATCTATCGGAAGTCCTGATTCCACTCATTCCGATGATCAGTGATTAAGTCTTCCGACTTCATCGGAATAGTTGCACTTAAGTTTCCGATATGACTTCCGAACAATCGGAAATTTGACCTTCCGAAATTTGGAGAAGCTCCCTAAACATTACTGAGAATTTGTCTAGCAATTGCATTATTCGGAAGTCGATGGCTGGCATTAAGTAGACTGCACAAAAACGTTTAATATGTCATAAAGAGAGTTGTAAAATTTTAGGCTCTTAAAAGTGCAGTATATCTTGCATAATATGAAGCAATAACACCTTTCAATAGATGCACAAATGCTTGGGTGCTCTACGCTGTGAAAGGTCTCATTTTGTGTTCAGTCAATGCCACCATTACTTGCTGGTTTCAAACAATTGGAAATTACAACAACGCCACTGAGATGCTTTGTTTGAAAGCTACACCACTGTCAAAGATGAAAGCATCCAATAACAGATGAGGGATGAAGGCAGCTAAAATAatattagtattcttttgtaGTTATGTTACCGTAATTATAACTACTTGACTTGTTTTAATTTATATGATAAACACATCACTGGAGGATGagaaaagatttattttaaaaaaagtacttAAAAGTAATCCATCAAAAATAGATGAGTTTGGGGAATGGTGGCGCCTGATGGTGGAGCCACCAGACAAACTGAGCCTAGGGTAGGGTGGGTGGGGTGGCCACCACCAGGCCCTGTCACACTGAACAGCAGTGGAAACCAAGATACTTACCACAGTCTTACCTAGCCATGACGGATGGGTGGGGTGGTGATAAAATCTGCAATAACTGCCCAGTAGCGGgagggcgttactaaacacaggaacggaacgggACGGAATATACCAGAATAAACCAGAACAAGGCAGAATAACGAcggaatgaaacgaaatgaacaagaatggtaccggaaccagccggaatgacaccggaatgaagCGGAAGTGAGAACCAAATAAACCGGAATTTAGCAGAATGAACCTGTAAAAGCCAAAATTTTGTGTTTTAGTTAGCGCCGACAGATTTTCGTTTTCTGTCAGCTTTTGTTGTCTCACGTGATTCCCTAAAGGAATTGCACGTGTTTTcgccttttgtaacatttggagcACTTCGGTCATAAGAAAAATTTCACAGGTATATCCGTCGCTAAATGAATGATTATTTGTTGTGGAAGTAATATATTTTTTCGAGAACAAATGCAGTTGCAAGAGAAACAGAACGTTATCCTAATTATGTTTTCCCATTGATCTGGGAGGCGGCTTTCACCGTGCGAGTCAAAAAACCCATGAACACTTTTACTTCAATTgtgtattgaccaatcacaattaagttcagcgaaccacaaactaattaccgttgcTGTTTGCCTGCTTCCCACGACCGACTTGTGGTGGAGATATACggaattatataataacccaagttattcacggattttgattggttcttgcctatgatctattagaggacagacgcacgattgacgtcaccatcagcttttatgcgaataaagtttaattctttattatataagacaaatagattccatgttgccgtgggtctgttcagtaatagatcacagaagacgtcaaaatgtggtaagaacatcagtgacacactcggctatcgcctcgtgtgccacgtttttgttcttactacattttgacgtcatctgtgatctattactgaacagacgcacggcaacatggaatctatttgttaaatagattcGCGCAAACTGGAAAACTCATTTTCTCTTCCCGATTCGGTTGGCAATAATGCCATTGAACCTGAACGCAATgttccttgtttgaagaaagaagagtcagaagcacaaaaaaaaaaatcgatcaCTGATATACCGGtatatcttttcttttctttccggGGAACAAAAAGTGAGTGGACTGCTTTGCAATTGTGAGAACATATCGTGGCTCGTTCCAAGCCTTGTTGCTTCCCCTTTAATGTAAACTGCTTTTTCCTGCCAGTCTCTCTATTCTGCATACTCACTCATTCATTCACAGTCTAGAATTATGTAAAATTacgttttgtttctttgtctaCGCTAATCAGCTTTATTCTGGTGTCATTCTGCCTCGTTCAGGTATATTCCGGTAgcattcttgttcattccggtgtcattccgcctcattgcggcatattccggttcattccggtatattctGTTCCGTTCtattccgttcctgtgtttagtaacgcccgtAGCGGGAAACAAACACAGAATGACCTTTTACCCAAAGCCAAGATGTAAAAGCCAGAAGCCCCTGTCCGCAACCCCCTGGCCACCCCACACATCAACCCAGGGGAAAACTGCTGGCCAGCATTGTTTCAAGTTTAACTTAACCAAAATACCTTAATTTAATAGCCacataacaaaag containing:
- the LOC138043861 gene encoding uncharacterized protein, which codes for MPSKSDEFQQFLDQNQYSSNSILRYEKIFGRGFVSTGGLETTEEIVAMLSLKPGQKVLDVGCGIGGSGFYMVKHFSVDVLGVDLSMNMIDIGKQRAKEFKDEKVEFVVQDVTTASYEPESFDVVYSRDTILHIEDKKTLFANFLKWLKPGGELLISDYCRGPQELSDSMKEYIAKRHYHLLSPEDYGKLLEEVGFIDVNAKDNTVRFIEVLKSERERFDREKATFLTDFSAEDFEYLVEDWETKIERCGRGDQKWGLFHAKKSV